The proteins below come from a single Seriola aureovittata isolate HTS-2021-v1 ecotype China chromosome 23, ASM2101889v1, whole genome shotgun sequence genomic window:
- the LOC130164050 gene encoding uncharacterized protein LOC130164050, translating to MTSAQFVFCLTCLFLGRMVQATDQKFSPSVRQERSFVSVKAGDNLTLQCYYEGDVAARYYWYKQSLGQKPRLISTFYKFKKNGSFHNEFQNNPRFALDTEIGKNHLKISNLRRSDSATYYCASSFSYKFEYAEGITVSVQGSGLNIQVSVHQSGSDTIQPGGSVTLSCTVHTGTCDGEHSVYWFKDSEESHPGLIYTHGDRNDQCERKIETQTQTCVYNLPMQSLNLSHAGTYYCAVASCGHILFGDGTKLDFEDEEHSLVLVYFLSGALAFTTILSVLLAFFMFVSNKRNSCKCAESHARSSAPSTMNTEGQQDEENIHYAALKEHRVNRSRRQRNNTKPECTYSSIKLSN from the exons ATGACATCTGCACAGTTTGTCTTCTGCCTGACATGTTTGTTCTTGGGGAGAATGg TTCAGGCGACTGATCAGAAATTCTCTCCATCCGTTCGTCAAGAGAGAAGTTTTGTATCAGTTAAAGCTGGAGACAACTTGACTTTGCAGTGTTACTATGAGGGTGATGTTGCTGCAAGGTATTACTGGTATAAACAGAGTCTGGGACAGAAACCGAGGCTCATCTCTACCTTCTACAAGTTCAAAAAAAATGGATCTTTTCACAATGAATTCCAGAACAATCCACGTTTTGCACTGGATACAGAAATCGGTAAAAATCACTTGAAGATAAGCAACTTGCGTAGATCAGACTCAGCTACCTACTACTGCGCCAGTAGCTTTTCATACAAATTTGAATATGCAGAGGGCATTACTGTCAGTGTACAGGGTTCAGGTTTGAACATCCAGGTTTCGGTCCATCAGTCCGGATCTGACACCATCCAGCCAGGAGGCTCTGTGACTCTCAgctgtacagtacacactggGACCTGTGATGGAGAACACAGTGTTTACTGGTTCAAAGACTCTGAAGAATCTCATCCAGGACTCATTTACACTCATGGAGACAGGAACGAtcagtgtgagaggaaaattgagacacaaacacaaacctgtgtcTACAACTTGCCGATGCAGAGCCTGAATCTTTCTCATGCTGGGACCTACTACTGTGCTGTTGCCTCATGTGGACACATACTGTTTGGAGACGGGACCAAGCTGGACTTTGAGG ATGAGGAACACTCTCTTGTCTTGGTGTATTTCTTGAGTGGAGCTTTGGCATTCACCACCATCCTGAGTGTATTACTGGCTTTCTTTATGTTTGTGAGCAACAAGAGAAATAGCTGCAAATGTGCAG AGTCTCATGCAAGATCTTCAGCTCCCTCTACAATGAATACAGAG GGTCAGcaagatgaagaaaacatccattatgcagctttaaaggaaCACAGAGTCAACAGATCTAGAAGACAGAGGAACAACACCAAGCCTGAATGCACGTATTCAAGTATTAAGCTGTCAAACTGA